One Drosophila santomea strain STO CAGO 1482 chromosome X, Prin_Dsan_1.1, whole genome shotgun sequence DNA segment encodes these proteins:
- the LOC120457393 gene encoding uncharacterized protein LOC120457393, with amino-acid sequence MASSATNVDGGSGTSTALPSLFPAVGAAAGVKDMDGLMAINDSALSQQIEFILQDAPMEQDDDPHQHSHVHHHHHSQHHPHSHSHQQQQQQHLQQQQQQQHHHPHHHLKLDNSSNNHPPTAAAAAAVAVATTAATAAATSTNNSSASFSSSSSNSNNSNHLDSQQQLLIQQQQQQQHHLLNGRRIIIQATGNSSVLAASDIKEEDEEEEDPELNDENLQDIEEEAQAAEADEEPETTAHLSTQVKLELEEDEEVPDEEEEEDEDDDEELQHGQLEYQISAATQTATAATSSASGGSATTGGSQQLVQLPAGSIVSTTTHRLSVPVTEAALVQLQRRPVYISNAVGGLTAGTTYVRMPAAAVISRSPMTVLNVVQQALPATQLILQTQQQQTPAAAAAAAEQQLALALEQQRQQQEQQAQQQRQQQQEQQRQQQQQAQQEHQRQQQQQQQTHPVKHSASSSSSTNNSNTSSTNSNNNPPAATVTTSYQCVECVEKFDSKELFDIHRSGHANNMKCAICNMVLKSLKNYEKHCLRCKPYECQICGRVVRFRPNFIKHMRVHTGQQSERHKYKCEVCHKEFMSFEYFKVHKKIHNENVNLTCEICGKVFSALASLRGHSKLHSGVKLHKCDVCGKGFGQRYNLKIHARTHTGDFPFECKICKKKLHTQSSLQTHMQVHLRDQPGAVAAATAAGAASSKASNSSNSSNSSNSSSSNSSSNGVSAAVAAAATTTTIVKLEPPHEMERPGTSSNQQLQQSQHHQMELDDQSGLSGDEEDGSGGGMNSSSHIVNATTNRLTTGEDSSESSNASLHLNQHSSTSSSPASQHQVSSHQQHVHQQQQQHSQQQYLVSAPTRTIVIKNYMQQGSQQHQQQQHTSDPTPVLHAQVIQSGAGTSNGSGNTPSTNSSSNSSTNIVTSNSGGNLSNGSQLIRKTPIIHHSTGSSNGSVGSALTSVVQQTGVISPAQSPSSSSTSCSSSTVLVSKATGVPLSIASSAAAALGGSTIIRSTRNHQQQQPAQQQQRATQRNNHRNHHRRRHLADMDDDEDEDEDQPQQQTQQTQQHHHHHSHHHNHHNHHFDDDDDDEKSSPSLATAAIIKVEPNLYSSGSGDNSNDMFIKEEVMFEDSAALHSPQSPPSSKFRISNFDSDLVDHHVDLNHSLPPYGNLFEPHSIPDSIPVQLYPDDDDDFRLDHSSLGGLHNTTSSSTTDGDFIKKEWVYGTGASSYAMNGKFDDDSDALCDAANFIYN; translated from the exons ATGGCCAGCAGCGCGACGAACGTCGACGGCGGAAGCGGGACGTCGACGGCGCTGCCATCGCTCTTTCCCGCCGTTGGCGCCGCTGCCGGTGTGAAGGATATGGACGGACTAATGGCCATTAATGATAGCGCCCTATCGCAACAGATCGAATTTATACTGCAGGATGCTCCCATGGAGCAGGACGATGATCCTCACCAGCATTCGCATGTGCATCACCACCATCACTCGCAGCATCATCCTCACTCGCATtcgcatcagcagcagcagcagcagcatcttcagcagcaacagcagcagcaacaccaccatCCGCATCATCATCTGAAGCtggacaacagcagcaacaaccacccaccgacagcagcagcagcagcagccgtagcagtagcaacaacggcagcaacagcagcagccacatcaaccaacaacagcagcgcttccttcagcagcagcagtagcaatAGTAACAACAGCAATCACTTGGACAGCCAGCAACAGTTGCTCatacagcaacagcaacagcagcaacatcattTGTTAAACGGACGCCGCATTATAATCCAGGCCACGGGCAACTCGTCCGTTTTGGCCGCCAGCGATATcaaggaggaggacgaggaggaagAAGATCCCGAGCTGAACGATGAGAATCTGCAGGATATAGAAGAGGAGGCTCAGGCAGCCGAGGCCGATGAGGAGCCCGAAACTACCGCGCATTTGTCCACGCAAgtgaagctggagctggaagAGGATGAGGAAGTGcccgacgaggaggaggaagaggatgaggacgatgaCGAGGAATTGCAGCACGGCCAGCTGGAGTACCAAATTAGTGCGGCCACGCAAACAGCCACTGCAGCGACGAGTAGTGCTTCTGGTGGCTCTGCAACAACGGGAGGATCCCAGCAATTGGTACAACTGCCCGCCGGGAGTATCGTGAGCACTACCACCCACCGATTGTCGGTGCCCGTGACCGAGGCGGCTCTAGTGCAGCTGCAACGACGACCTGTCTACATAAGCAACGCTGTGGGCGGGTTAACAGCCGGCACAACCTATGTGAGAATGCCGGCGGCCGCCGTGATTAGCCGGAGTCCCATGACGGTGCTGAATGTGGTGCAACAGGCGTTGCCGGCCACTCAGCTGATATTGCaaacacaacagcaacagacgccggcagcggcagcggcagcggctgAACAGCAATTGGCCTTGGCCTTGGAGCagcaaaggcagcagcaggagcagcaggcccagcaacaaaggcagcaacagcaagaacagcaacggcagcaacagcagcaggcgcaaCAAGAACAccagaggcagcagcaacagcagcagcaaacccATCCTGTGAAACATTCAGCATCCAGCTCTTCCtccaccaacaacagcaacacaagctccaccaacagcaacaataacccGCCGGCAGCGACTGTGACCACCAGTTACCAGTGCGTCGAGTGTGTGGAGAAGTTCGATTCCAAGGAGCTCTTCGACATCCATCGCAGTGGCCATGCAAATAACATGAAGTGCGCCATCTGCAACATGGTGTTGAAGTCCCTGAAGAACTACGAGAAGCACTGCCTGCGCTGCAAGCCGTACGAGTGCCAGATATGCGGTCGAGTCGTCCGCTTCCGGCCGAACTTCATCAAGCATATGCGTGTGCATACGGGCCAGCAGTCGGAGCGGCACAAATACAAGTGCGAGGTGTGCCACAAGGAGTTTATGAGCTTCGAGTACTTCAAGGTGCACAAGAAGATCCACAACGAGAATGTGAACCTCACTTGCGAGATCTGCGGCAAGGTGTTCAGTGCCCTGGCATCGCTGCGCGGCCATTCCAAGCTGCATTCGGGTGTTAAGCTGCACAAATGCGACGTATGCGGCAAGGGTTTCGGACAGCGCTACAACCTGAAGATTCACGCCAGAACGCACACGGGTGACTTCCCCTTCGAGTGCAAGATCTGCAAGAAGAAGCTGCACACACAGTCCTCGCTGCAGACGCACATGCAGGTCCATCTGCGGGATCAACCTGGCGCGGTTGCGGCCGCCACAGCTGCCGGAGCAGCCTCCTCGAAGGCCAGTAATAGCAGCAATtcgagcaacagcagcaattccagcagcagcaattccAGCAGCAACGGCGTATCGGCAGCGGTTGCGGCGGCAGCCACAACGACTACAATTGTCAAGCTGGAGCCGCCGCACGAGATGGAGAGGCCAGGCACCAGTAGTAaccagcagttgcagcagtcGCAACACCATCAAATGGAACTAGACGATCAGTCGGGACTGAGCGGGGACGAGGAGGatggcagcggcggcggtATGAATTCCTCCTCGCATATTGTGAACGCAACCACCAATCGCTTGACCACCGGCGAGGACTCATCGGAGTCCTCGAATGCCTCGCTACACCTGAACCAGCACTCCTCCACCTCATCCTCGCCAGCCTCGCAGCACCAAGTGTCGTCGCACCAGCAGCATgtgcatcagcagcagcaacagcactcGCAGCAGCAATATCTCGTTTCGGCACCAACACGAACGATCGTCATTAAGAACTACATGCAGCAGGGATcccagcagcaccagcagcagcaacatacCTCCGATCCAACGCCCGTGCTGCATGCACAGGTCATCCAGAGCGGTGCAGGCACcagcaacggcagcggcaacacCCCCTCCAccaatagcagcagcaacagtagTACCAACATTGTCACCAGCAACTCTGGCGGCAATCTCAGCAATGGCTCGCAGTTGATACGAAAGACGCCAATCATACATCATTCAACTGGTAGCAGCAATGGCAGCGTTGGCTCCGCGCTGACCAGTGTGGTGCAGCAAACAGGTG TTATTTCGCCAGCTCAATCGCCGTCGTCATCCTCGACCTCTTGCTCCTCATCCACGGTGCTGGTTTCCAAGGCCACCGGTGTGCCACTATCGATAGCTTCCTCGGCGGCGGCTGCACTCGGAGGCTCCACTATCATACGCAGCACAAGgaatcaccagcagcagcaaccagcccaacaacagcagcgggCAACGCAGCGCAACAACCACCGAAATCACCACCGACGCCGTCATCTGGCGGATATGGATGACGATGAAGATGAAGACGAAGatcagccgcagcagcagacGCAGCAAACGCAAcagcatcaccatcatcacAGTCATCATCACAACCATCACAATCATCAtttcgatgacgatgatgacgatgagaAATCGTCACCGTCCCTGGCCACAGCAGCCATTATAAAAGTGGAACCGAATCTGTATTCTTCGGGCTCTGGTGACAACTCCAACGATATGTTCATCAAAGAGGAGGTCATGTTTGAGGATTCGGCTGCCCTGCATTCCCCGCAATCGCCGCCAAGCTCGAAATTCCGTATCTCCAATTTTGATAGTGATCTGGTTGATCATCATGTTGATCTGAATCATTCGCTGCCGCCGTATGGTAATTTGTTTGAACCGCATTCCATACCGGATAGCATACCGGTGCAGCTGTATCCggatgatgacgatgacttTCGGCTGGATCATAGTTCGCTGGGTGGACTGCACAACACAACGTCGTCGTCGACCACCGATGGGGACTTCATCAAGAAGGAATGGGTATACGGCACGGGCGCTAGTTCCTATGCCATGAACGGCAAGTTTGATGACGACAGCGATGCCCTGTGCGATGCGGCAAATTTCATTTACAATTGA